The Lolium perenne isolate Kyuss_39 chromosome 6, Kyuss_2.0, whole genome shotgun sequence genome segment TTGTTGTGTTTACATGTGTTAAAAAGCCGCCATCAATAATCGTGGCATGTAAAGGAAAACACATACCATCCCACTTATTACTTAATTTTGTGGAACCGAGTGATATTTCCTAAATCATACTTACTGTGGAtgtcattagagcatctccagtcgcgtcccccaaagcgtcccccaaagggatttggggcgcgccggacaaaaaaagcgttccagccgcgtcccccaaagcccatttttgtccggcgcggcccgatacggtgtccggcgccccgagcccgtccccgtcccacaggggacgctcgggggacgccggacacaacgaaaagcgaggcgggctcccacatgtcggcgactatttgcataaaccgttggttcgcgcatgttttctcgtcgctccttccttcccgcgcctcccaccccaccgccgccgctggatttcccggccgtttgggcgtctgatctctgctgagagtcggcaccgttgtcgcggctcggtctcccgccggtcgtgccgccgccgccgcgtcgtcagcgcgtcccagaacgcgccgtcaaatccgccccacctccgcgcacagaaggtgctcgacgacttgccaggtaggcgctattggccgctgtttgttgcgtcgtctgcctcggcgcaattttaaccattgattttgctttagccatggacagcgacgatgagatggttgccctgctgctggaggacgagcaagcgttcgacgacgacctgcgggagcatttgctgatcatcgcgtccctccaggacatgcttgacgctgaggcggagaagaggaagaggccacgccgcggaggatcaaggccgggaagaaggaagtcgaagccccggcaaaggatggaggggcatgccatgctgcacaacgactacttcgccgacggggcaacacatgccgacaattttcggcgccggtacaggatgagcaagggcctgttcatgaatatcctccacggcgttcgagagttcgaccccctacttcaagctcaaggtcgacgctgtaggcgttctcgggttctcgtccattcagaagtacaccgccgccatgaggatgcttgcatacggagcacctgccgatacacaggacgactaccttcgcatgagtgagtctactgccattgagtgcatgtacaagttttgccgagctgtggtgggaaagtttg includes the following:
- the LOC127309140 gene encoding uncharacterized protein, with translation MDSDDEMVALLLEDEQAFDDDLREHLLIIASLQDMLDAEAEKRKRPRRGGSRPGRRKSKPRQRMEGHAMLHNDYFADGATHADNFRRRYRMSKGLFMNILHGVREFDPLLQAQAEPITRQWHDILSNDAEHGIEAIFSGYYRAPKNLCFAITGKNNAKRD